A single Ignavibacteriales bacterium DNA region contains:
- the glnA gene encoding type I glutamate--ammonia ligase — protein MAKAQSPIEKALKQIKDCKAQFIDFKFVDFPGQWQHFTVPAQEFDGSSFENGFGFDGSSIRGWKAIHESDMLIIPDPTTFWFDPFIQAPTASFICNVHDPATREKYERCPRSIAQRAEAYLKSTGLADTVYYGPEAEFFVFDDVRFNSAPNGSFYEVDSVEGKWNSGRDEMPNLGYKPRYKEGYFPVPPTDSLMDLRNDMVLNLQACGLHVEAQHHEVASGGQCEIDLRFAPLLTAADQLMMFKYIIKNTARAANKTVTYMPKPIYGDNGSGMHVHTSLWKNGKPLFAGNGYAGLSEMALYFIGGLLKHAPSLLAFTNPTTNSYKRLVPGFEAPVNLAYSQRNRSASIRIPMYSTSPKAKRVEFRCPDASGNPYLGFSAMLMAGLDGVINRIDPGDPLDKDIYDMAPEELKDVPSTPPSLADALDALKNDHEFLLKGGVFTEDVVNSWIAYKTEKEIKPMALQPHPYEFHLYYDC, from the coding sequence ATGGCAAAAGCTCAGTCTCCCATCGAGAAAGCGCTTAAGCAGATTAAAGACTGCAAAGCTCAGTTCATTGATTTCAAGTTTGTTGACTTCCCGGGTCAGTGGCAGCACTTCACCGTCCCGGCACAGGAGTTTGACGGTTCATCATTTGAGAATGGATTCGGCTTTGACGGCTCATCCATCCGGGGCTGGAAAGCAATTCATGAAAGCGATATGCTTATCATTCCCGACCCCACCACGTTCTGGTTCGACCCGTTTATTCAGGCACCAACTGCGAGTTTTATTTGCAATGTGCATGATCCTGCAACCCGCGAAAAATATGAGCGCTGCCCAAGAAGTATAGCCCAGCGTGCTGAAGCTTATCTGAAATCAACCGGACTTGCCGATACCGTTTATTATGGTCCTGAAGCAGAGTTCTTTGTGTTTGATGATGTCCGCTTTAACTCCGCGCCAAACGGAAGTTTTTATGAAGTTGATTCAGTAGAAGGTAAATGGAACAGCGGCCGCGATGAAATGCCGAATCTCGGATACAAGCCAAGATATAAAGAAGGATATTTCCCGGTGCCTCCTACAGATTCATTGATGGATCTGCGCAATGATATGGTGCTTAATCTTCAGGCATGCGGACTTCATGTTGAAGCACAGCATCACGAAGTTGCATCAGGCGGCCAGTGCGAAATTGATCTTCGTTTTGCTCCGCTTCTCACCGCTGCTGACCAGCTGATGATGTTTAAGTATATCATCAAGAATACAGCACGCGCAGCAAACAAAACCGTTACTTATATGCCGAAGCCGATCTACGGTGATAACGGAAGCGGAATGCATGTGCATACCAGTCTGTGGAAAAACGGAAAACCGCTTTTTGCAGGAAACGGCTATGCGGGCTTAAGTGAAATGGCTCTCTATTTTATCGGCGGTCTGCTTAAGCATGCACCTTCACTGCTTGCATTCACCAACCCGACAACAAATTCATATAAGCGTCTGGTACCGGGTTTTGAAGCTCCGGTTAATCTTGCTTACTCACAGCGCAACCGTTCTGCGTCAATCAGAATACCGATGTACTCAACCAGTCCGAAAGCAAAGCGTGTTGAGTTCCGCTGCCCTGATGCATCAGGAAATCCGTATCTCGGATTCAGCGCAATGCTGATGGCCGGACTTGACGGTGTGATCAACCGTATTGATCCGGGTGATCCGCTTGATAAGGATATATACGATATGGCTCCGGAGGAATTAAAGGATGTACCTTCAACACCTCCTTCACTTGCTGATGCACTTGATGCGCTTAAGAATGATCATGAATTCCTGCTTAAAGGCGGCGTCTTTACCGAAGATGTTGTGAATTCATGGATTGCCTATAAGACCGAAAAGGAAATCAAACCGATGGCGCTTCAGCCGCATCCGTATGAATTCCATTTGTATTATGATTGCTAA
- a CDS encoding Lrp/AsnC family transcriptional regulator: MVNDLDIKILNILQEKGRTKRSEIAEKIGMSIPSVSERMNKLEEKGIIQGYYAKLDKKFFNYDIMAFIMVRSESSKHYKALTQKAEKNPYILECHSILGEGSHLLKAVVKNTDALEKLLSEIQSWPGVLSTQTNFVLSTSKETARIEL, encoded by the coding sequence ATGGTAAATGACTTAGATATTAAGATTCTTAATATCCTTCAGGAAAAAGGACGCACCAAAAGGAGCGAAATTGCCGAGAAAATCGGTATGTCCATCCCGTCGGTAAGCGAACGGATGAATAAACTGGAAGAAAAGGGGATTATTCAGGGGTATTACGCCAAATTAGACAAAAAGTTTTTCAACTACGATATTATGGCCTTCATTATGGTCAGGAGTGAGTCTTCCAAGCATTATAAGGCACTCACCCAGAAAGCGGAAAAGAACCCCTACATTCTGGAATGTCACTCAATCCTCGGGGAGGGCAGCCATCTGCTTAAAGCGGTAGTTAAAAATACCGATGCTCTGGAGAAACTGCTTTCGGAAATCCAGTCATGGCCGGGAGTGCTCTCAACCCAGACGAATTTCGTCCTCTCAACTTCCAAAGAAACTGCAAGAATTGAATTATAA
- a CDS encoding glycosyltransferase: protein MSKKSPAVSVIISFYKKIDYLILLLEGFKQQSFRDFEVIIADDGSPADIVRQIEKLSEDFPFPLRHLWQEDKGFRKNRILNRAVVAAGAEYILFVDGDCIPHPEFVKEHYQNREESTVLTGRRVNLSEKITSQITPEKIADGWLWKKPFSLYMDGIFGKSYDVEKGIYIRNGYLRDFMNRKKRGVLGCNFSAFKDDLLAVNGFDERYEAPSIGEDSDIQFRMELTGCDLKSLNGIAVQYHLYHKLQPRLQVNLDLFEQVKSEKLAFTPFGIKSS from the coding sequence ATGAGTAAAAAATCCCCTGCTGTTTCCGTAATTATTTCTTTTTATAAGAAGATAGATTATCTTATTCTTCTGCTTGAGGGGTTTAAGCAGCAGAGTTTCCGTGATTTTGAGGTTATCATAGCCGATGACGGTTCTCCTGCAGATATTGTCCGCCAGATCGAAAAACTCAGTGAAGATTTCCCTTTTCCTCTCAGGCATCTCTGGCAGGAGGACAAGGGATTCCGTAAAAACCGGATTCTTAACAGAGCTGTTGTTGCCGCCGGAGCTGAATATATACTCTTTGTTGATGGGGACTGCATTCCGCATCCTGAGTTTGTTAAGGAGCATTATCAGAACAGGGAAGAATCAACCGTGCTCACCGGAAGAAGGGTAAACCTCTCAGAAAAAATCACCTCGCAGATCACTCCTGAAAAAATCGCCGACGGCTGGTTGTGGAAAAAACCGTTTTCGCTTTATATGGACGGCATCTTTGGCAAATCGTATGATGTCGAGAAGGGGATATATATACGGAATGGTTACCTTCGTGACTTTATGAACCGCAAGAAACGGGGAGTGCTGGGCTGCAATTTTTCCGCCTTCAAGGATGATCTGCTTGCCGTAAACGGTTTTGATGAGCGTTATGAGGCCCCCTCAATCGGCGAGGACTCTGACATCCAGTTTAGGATGGAACTTACCGGATGTGATCTGAAGTCACTCAACGGCATTGCGGTTCAGTACCACCTCTATCACAAACTCCAGCCCCGGCTACAGGTTAATTTAGACCTCTTTGAACAGGTCAAATCAGAAAAGCTGGCATTCACCCCCTTCGGAATAAAAAGCAGCTGA
- a CDS encoding carbamoyltransferase — translation MYILGISAFYHDSAVAFVKEGQIIYAAQEERFSRKKHDHRFPEKALENCLIYTGIKPEDISLVAFYDKPFLKFERLLETYLMYAPAGIRSFIKAMPLWMREKLWMKDMIAKRLNYSGKIIFPEHHESHAASAFFPSPFDEAAILTIDGVGEWATTTYGVGKGNDIQLHAEIRFPHSLGLLYSAFTYHTGFRVNSGEYKLMGLAPYGKPVYKDTIYKHLIDIKDDGSFSMNMKYFDYCAGLTMTNKRFSDVFDGPPREPESQITQREMDLARSVQDVTEEIVLKMARYIRKETGQKNLVLAGGVALNCVANGKILQEKIFDDIWIQPAAGDAGGALGAALAGYYLYQKNQRTVPSKSDSQSGSYLGSHFTNDEIESFLRTNAIPFQKFSDSEVIERTADLIADEKVVGWFSGRMEFGPRALGGRSILGDARSPKMQSVMNLKIKFRESFRPFAPSVLREKTAEWFEMDYDSPYMLLVADVKKEKQREISEEQQNLFGIDLVNQVRSEIPAVTHVDYSARIQTVHKETNPRYYALIEAFYRKTGCPVIINTSFNVRGEPIVCTPEDAYRCFMRTKMDYLVLENYIIDKTLQPEPKEGSGWMKEYQLD, via the coding sequence ATGTATATCCTCGGAATTTCAGCTTTTTATCATGACTCGGCCGTGGCCTTCGTTAAAGAGGGGCAGATTATCTATGCTGCACAGGAAGAACGGTTCTCCCGCAAAAAACATGACCACCGATTCCCTGAAAAGGCACTGGAAAACTGTCTGATATATACGGGGATTAAACCCGAAGATATTTCTCTGGTTGCCTTTTATGACAAACCGTTTCTTAAGTTTGAACGGCTTCTTGAAACCTACCTGATGTATGCTCCTGCAGGTATCCGTTCTTTTATCAAAGCAATGCCTCTCTGGATGAGGGAAAAACTGTGGATGAAAGATATGATAGCAAAGAGACTGAATTACTCTGGCAAAATCATCTTCCCTGAACATCATGAGTCTCACGCAGCGTCAGCATTTTTTCCGTCACCGTTTGATGAAGCTGCGATACTCACCATTGACGGAGTAGGGGAGTGGGCAACAACAACATATGGTGTTGGCAAAGGGAATGATATTCAGCTTCACGCGGAAATCCGTTTTCCTCATTCGCTTGGGCTGCTCTACTCTGCCTTTACCTATCATACCGGCTTTCGCGTTAACAGCGGGGAATACAAACTGATGGGGCTTGCTCCCTATGGCAAACCGGTATATAAGGATACAATTTACAAACATCTGATTGATATTAAGGATGACGGCTCCTTCAGCATGAACATGAAGTATTTTGACTACTGCGCCGGTTTAACCATGACCAATAAGCGGTTTAGTGATGTATTTGACGGGCCGCCCCGTGAGCCAGAGTCACAAATCACTCAGCGTGAGATGGATCTTGCCCGTTCCGTGCAGGATGTCACTGAAGAAATCGTCCTGAAAATGGCACGGTATATACGCAAAGAGACCGGTCAGAAAAATCTGGTGCTCGCAGGCGGTGTAGCTCTCAACTGTGTCGCAAACGGAAAAATTCTGCAGGAAAAAATTTTTGATGATATCTGGATTCAGCCCGCGGCAGGTGACGCAGGGGGGGCGCTCGGTGCCGCACTGGCCGGTTACTATTTATATCAGAAGAATCAAAGGACTGTTCCTTCGAAATCTGATTCACAGTCCGGTTCTTATTTAGGCTCTCATTTCACCAATGACGAGATTGAATCATTCCTAAGGACGAATGCTATTCCTTTTCAGAAGTTTAGTGACAGTGAAGTGATCGAAAGAACTGCAGATCTGATTGCTGATGAAAAAGTAGTAGGGTGGTTTTCCGGCAGGATGGAGTTTGGTCCCCGTGCGCTTGGCGGCAGAAGTATCCTCGGTGATGCCCGCTCCCCAAAGATGCAGTCCGTCATGAATTTAAAAATAAAATTCCGTGAAAGTTTCCGTCCTTTTGCCCCCTCGGTGCTCAGAGAGAAAACCGCTGAGTGGTTTGAGATGGATTATGACAGTCCCTATATGCTTTTGGTGGCTGATGTTAAAAAAGAGAAGCAGAGGGAAATTTCAGAGGAACAGCAGAATTTGTTCGGCATTGATCTGGTTAATCAGGTCAGATCCGAGATTCCCGCTGTTACCCATGTGGACTATTCTGCACGCATCCAGACAGTTCATAAAGAGACCAATCCCCGTTATTATGCTTTAATAGAGGCATTTTACCGGAAAACCGGATGTCCTGTTATCATCAATACATCGTTTAATGTGAGGGGGGAACCGATAGTCTGCACCCCTGAGGATGCTTACCGGTGCTTTATGAGAACTAAAATGGACTATCTGGTGTTAGAGAATTATATTATCGACAAAACCCTTCAGCCGGAGCCAAAAGAAGGCAGCGGATGGATGAAAGAATATCAGTTAGATTAG
- a CDS encoding peptidyl-prolyl cis-trans isomerase, translating to MTHKTFLIFSILAVVSFSAGAQQFSERKPAGIVGGKIISTDEFIQRYELNPKPGMKPKDKNLGVRLEFLQSLIAEKLWAREAESLGLDSTEAMLIAAESLENMFLRDALYKKEIREKISITDKELFASLKKYRTKYYVNYLITWDDEEVAALHNLLKQGVPFDTILSARPENEEQPGPVEIVYGQMPDEIEDSLFSMEPGMFTGPLESPDGLYIFFVRNKVLQTSQTMTPEDELKDAEKILRARKEQKRFREYLTGFMKGKQVTISAPFLKYFSIKLHDAMMQKQIEEKITDWEKLEVSARDVNRFLNSIPADSQQMNFIQVDDRVYSLRKYFLLEAFNGLNFEDIRAEELFRNFHRRIRKFIEYDQLAVEARKLGLLNLPEVQTDITMWRDNYLFQSLRSQFYDSVTVTEQEAIDYYKRYNKEIHYPAQVNILEILSDNQETIAYCLDLINSGADFRAVADSFTIRKSTQGKGGEFGWFPVIMYGELGRIAADLQVGDIYGPIKTSDGYSLIKLIGKKEDYIEYPKKSYEQLKHEIKANIGYGRLKSKIDNYTASLAVKYGISMDPDVLGGLDLTEINSIGMRYLGFGGSVTGVPIIAPNFDWYPRYLQMLKALP from the coding sequence ATGACGCATAAGACATTTCTGATTTTCTCCATTCTGGCGGTTGTCTCCTTCTCAGCCGGAGCTCAGCAATTTTCCGAAAGAAAACCAGCCGGCATTGTTGGAGGTAAAATTATTTCTACGGATGAGTTTATACAGCGCTATGAGCTGAATCCCAAACCGGGAATGAAACCTAAGGATAAAAATCTTGGTGTGCGGCTCGAGTTCCTGCAGTCGCTCATTGCTGAAAAACTATGGGCACGCGAGGCAGAGTCTCTTGGTCTTGACTCAACGGAGGCGATGCTCATCGCAGCTGAATCGTTAGAAAATATGTTTCTTCGTGACGCTCTTTATAAAAAAGAAATCCGGGAAAAAATCAGTATAACGGATAAAGAGCTCTTTGCTTCGTTAAAGAAGTACAGGACAAAATATTATGTGAATTATCTGATCACCTGGGATGATGAAGAAGTAGCCGCGCTTCACAATCTGCTGAAGCAGGGTGTTCCGTTCGATACCATCCTGAGCGCCCGTCCTGAAAATGAAGAACAGCCGGGACCGGTTGAAATTGTTTACGGGCAGATGCCTGATGAGATTGAAGATTCACTCTTCAGTATGGAGCCGGGAATGTTTACCGGCCCGCTTGAATCGCCTGACGGTTTATATATATTCTTCGTCCGGAATAAAGTGCTGCAAACCTCTCAAACCATGACCCCGGAGGATGAACTGAAGGATGCAGAAAAAATCCTCCGTGCCCGCAAAGAGCAGAAGCGATTCCGTGAATATCTGACCGGCTTTATGAAAGGGAAGCAGGTAACTATCTCTGCCCCATTCCTGAAATACTTCTCCATTAAACTGCATGATGCCATGATGCAGAAGCAGATTGAAGAAAAGATAACAGACTGGGAAAAACTTGAAGTATCAGCACGCGATGTTAACCGTTTTCTGAACTCCATCCCGGCAGACTCCCAGCAGATGAATTTTATTCAGGTGGACGACCGGGTATATTCTCTTAGAAAATATTTCCTGCTTGAGGCATTTAACGGTCTTAATTTTGAGGATATCCGTGCTGAAGAACTCTTCCGCAACTTCCACCGGCGCATCAGAAAATTTATTGAGTATGACCAGCTTGCTGTTGAGGCAAGAAAACTGGGATTGCTGAATCTGCCGGAGGTTCAGACCGATATTACGATGTGGAGGGATAATTATCTGTTTCAATCTCTCCGCTCACAGTTTTATGATTCTGTTACCGTGACAGAGCAGGAGGCAATAGACTATTATAAAAGATATAATAAAGAGATTCACTATCCCGCTCAGGTTAATATCCTTGAGATACTGAGTGATAATCAGGAAACGATTGCCTATTGCCTTGATTTGATAAACTCCGGCGCTGATTTCCGCGCGGTGGCTGATTCGTTTACCATCCGCAAGTCCACACAGGGTAAAGGCGGAGAATTTGGCTGGTTCCCGGTGATTATGTACGGTGAACTCGGTCGTATTGCCGCTGACCTGCAGGTAGGTGATATATATGGCCCGATTAAAACTTCAGACGGATATTCGCTGATTAAACTGATCGGCAAGAAAGAAGACTACATTGAATATCCGAAAAAATCGTACGAGCAGCTTAAACATGAGATCAAGGCCAACATTGGGTATGGCCGTCTGAAAAGCAAAATTGATAATTACACCGCGTCACTTGCCGTTAAGTACGGCATTTCCATGGATCCTGATGTCCTTGGCGGGCTGGATCTTACTGAGATTAACTCCATCGGCATGCGGTATCTCGGTTTTGGCGGCTCTGTTACCGGCGTGCCGATTATCGCGCCGAACTTTGACTGGTACCCCCGTTATCTTCAAATGCTGAAAGCGCTTCCCTGA
- a CDS encoding carboxypeptidase-like regulatory domain-containing protein, whose protein sequence is MKKAVLIFFLALTVLHAQNNQGVISGTVIDATSKQPLPFANVFVVETSGGAATDLDGKYSITRLEPGSYRVRVSAVGYTTVTKTDITVSNAKPAVINFELMPSVIELEGVTVTSDYFSRSLTEINSVTYFGYEEIRRAPGGFEDVVRALSILPGVAVAEAGRNDLIVRGGAPSENLYLVDGFEVPNINHFGNQGATGGPLSFINLDFVDETSFATGGFPVMYGDKLSSVLQIKLREGRNDRAGGKATISASQFGLNLETPVTSNSSLLFSARRSYLDFIFKAAGFGFVPEYYDVLGKYSWNIDKTSKLSYLFVSAFDNVRYFNETEDQRFENSRVLGSDQIQYLTGLSYRKLFSNGFFDVLLSRNFTDFNTSQRDSLLNPIFLNESLEAENKLKAEAVLKFGKKTELNIGGDIKLIKFRADIKLASFRTTFGDILPLDSTSVAQNFLKGGLFANYTYMLTDRMTANAGVRLDYFDEIETKQYISPRFALSYMFSPLFSVNFSAGVYRQSPSYIWLASFPENKRLKSIRTDQYILGFDYRLREDAQLKVEGYYKDYSDYPASLVRPYLVLANTGAGFSGSEDNFSSFGLEPLSSEGTGYARGIEFSIQKKLSDIRAYGIMSFTLGEAKFTARDGIARTGTYDQTVIFNLSGGYKFNEAWEMSMKFRYATAKPRTPFNADGSQSVALYNTVRSDNPHALDLRVDKRWFFENLTLITYLDVQNVYNNTKTGSVRWNPREQKAELNSSIGILPSIGVSLEF, encoded by the coding sequence ATGAAAAAAGCAGTTTTAATTTTCTTTTTAGCACTTACAGTTCTTCATGCCCAGAATAATCAGGGAGTGATATCAGGAACCGTCATTGACGCAACCTCTAAACAGCCCTTGCCGTTTGCCAACGTTTTTGTTGTTGAAACCAGCGGCGGTGCGGCAACCGATCTGGACGGAAAATATTCCATTACCCGGCTTGAACCCGGCAGTTACCGGGTAAGGGTTTCAGCGGTTGGGTATACTACCGTAACCAAGACGGATATTACGGTATCAAACGCAAAGCCAGCGGTCATTAATTTTGAACTTATGCCATCGGTAATTGAACTGGAAGGGGTAACGGTAACCTCCGACTATTTTTCCCGCAGTCTTACTGAAATTAACAGTGTTACCTATTTCGGATACGAGGAGATCCGCCGTGCTCCGGGGGGATTTGAGGATGTTGTTCGTGCCCTTTCAATACTGCCGGGAGTGGCCGTTGCCGAGGCTGGCCGGAACGACCTGATCGTCCGCGGTGGTGCCCCGTCAGAAAATCTTTATCTGGTGGACGGATTTGAAGTGCCGAATATCAACCATTTTGGCAATCAGGGGGCTACCGGTGGTCCGCTCAGTTTTATCAATCTTGACTTTGTTGATGAAACCTCATTTGCCACAGGAGGTTTCCCTGTTATGTATGGTGATAAACTTTCATCTGTACTGCAGATAAAACTGCGCGAGGGAAGAAATGACCGGGCAGGCGGCAAGGCAACTATCTCGGCCTCGCAGTTTGGTTTAAACCTTGAAACCCCTGTTACATCCAACTCTTCGCTGCTTTTCTCAGCAAGAAGAAGCTACCTTGATTTTATATTTAAAGCTGCCGGTTTTGGTTTTGTTCCGGAATACTATGACGTTCTCGGAAAGTACTCATGGAATATTGACAAGACTTCAAAGCTTTCATATCTTTTTGTATCGGCTTTTGATAATGTCCGTTATTTCAACGAAACGGAAGATCAGCGTTTTGAAAATTCCAGAGTGCTCGGAAGCGACCAGATACAGTATCTGACAGGTCTCTCTTACCGGAAACTTTTCAGCAATGGTTTCTTTGATGTGCTGCTTTCAAGGAATTTTACTGACTTTAATACCTCACAGCGGGACTCACTGCTGAATCCGATTTTCCTTAATGAGTCGCTCGAAGCAGAAAATAAACTGAAAGCTGAAGCAGTACTGAAGTTCGGCAAGAAAACTGAACTGAACATCGGTGGAGATATAAAACTTATCAAGTTCAGAGCGGATATAAAGCTCGCATCGTTCAGAACCACGTTTGGTGACATCCTCCCATTGGATTCCACCAGCGTTGCTCAGAACTTTCTGAAAGGCGGGCTTTTTGCCAATTATACGTACATGCTTACCGACCGCATGACAGCAAATGCCGGAGTACGTCTTGATTATTTTGATGAAATAGAGACGAAGCAGTATATAAGCCCCCGCTTTGCACTTTCCTACATGTTTTCGCCGCTGTTCAGCGTGAATTTTTCTGCGGGAGTTTACCGTCAGTCACCTTCATATATCTGGCTTGCATCATTCCCTGAGAATAAGCGGCTTAAAAGTATCCGGACCGATCAGTATATACTCGGCTTCGACTACCGCCTCAGAGAAGACGCACAGCTTAAAGTTGAGGGATATTACAAAGACTATAGCGATTATCCTGCTTCATTGGTCAGGCCCTATCTGGTGCTGGCTAATACCGGAGCCGGTTTCTCCGGTTCGGAGGATAATTTTTCATCATTTGGCCTCGAACCGCTTTCAAGTGAAGGAACAGGGTATGCCCGCGGAATTGAGTTTTCCATCCAGAAGAAACTTTCAGATATACGGGCTTATGGAATCATGAGTTTCACCCTTGGTGAAGCTAAATTCACCGCTCGTGACGGAATCGCCAGAACCGGTACCTATGATCAGACGGTTATTTTTAATCTGAGCGGCGGATACAAGTTTAATGAAGCATGGGAGATGAGCATGAAATTCCGATATGCGACCGCAAAGCCGCGAACCCCGTTTAATGCTGACGGCTCTCAGAGCGTCGCGCTTTATAACACAGTCCGCAGTGACAATCCTCACGCTCTGGATCTCCGGGTTGATAAGAGATGGTTTTTTGAAAACCTGACCCTTATTACCTACCTTGATGTGCAGAATGTTTATAACAACACCAAGACCGGAAGCGTCCGCTGGAACCCGAGAGAGCAGAAAGCTGAACTAAACTCCTCAATCGGCATACTTCCCTCAATTGGAGTATCGCTGGAGTTTTGA
- the trxA gene encoding thioredoxin, whose amino-acid sequence MKYAIEGTDSTFDELVLKSDKPVLVDFWAPWCGPCRMVAPVVEEIAQEYKDTVKVVKINTDENPMIATQFGIRSIPTIGIFMNGKAVDGVIGAVPKQHLVQKLTPYIKN is encoded by the coding sequence ATGAAATACGCTATCGAAGGAACTGACTCAACATTTGATGAACTGGTGCTCAAATCAGACAAGCCCGTGCTTGTTGACTTCTGGGCTCCCTGGTGCGGCCCCTGCAGAATGGTTGCCCCGGTTGTGGAAGAAATCGCTCAGGAATATAAAGACACCGTAAAAGTGGTCAAAATTAACACTGATGAAAACCCGATGATTGCAACCCAGTTTGGCATCAGAAGCATCCCGACAATCGGCATCTTCATGAACGGCAAAGCAGTTGACGGAGTTATCGGTGCAGTCCCCAAGCAGCACCTCGTTCAGAAACTGACTCCGTATATAAAGAATTAA
- a CDS encoding DUF2334 domain-containing protein has translation MMRYLFALYIFTLTLFPQDSLLFVIHVDDIYSRNVTYPAGILPFQHIVEQRGGKVTWAVMPHRLIEDMNLSGKLSAELRATIAGGHEISQHGYIHICQRCGQSSHEMFCTTQSYHFPYQNQMDLIRQGLELLRDSVGVVPVSFVPPGHQVDSVTFQVLLDSSFQFISTTGSTKQNIYKNLYNLAPHNEYTWQITPEQYQSRLTSALADIRSKAQTAGYYCLLLHDPFIRPAYQDSIVLRWTGELLDSVNAEYGNKVRYRTVSQAAASFRGPMSSTREEIALVPEKMMILQSYPNPFNPVTTIHFRLIESGYTKLSIYNVAGEEIRVLLDENLPAGWHLQNFHAGDLTSGIYFVHLKQNRYNVYHKILLIK, from the coding sequence ATGATGCGGTATCTGTTTGCCCTGTATATATTTACGCTGACACTTTTTCCTCAGGACAGCCTTCTTTTTGTAATCCACGTTGACGATATTTACTCACGGAACGTAACTTACCCTGCGGGAATTCTGCCGTTTCAGCACATTGTTGAACAGCGGGGCGGTAAAGTAACATGGGCGGTAATGCCTCACCGGCTTATTGAAGATATGAATTTAAGCGGAAAACTTTCAGCCGAACTGCGCGCAACCATTGCGGGCGGTCATGAGATCAGCCAGCACGGATATATCCATATCTGCCAGCGCTGCGGTCAGTCCAGTCATGAGATGTTCTGCACGACGCAATCCTATCATTTTCCTTATCAGAATCAGATGGATCTGATACGGCAGGGGCTGGAACTGTTGCGTGACTCAGTCGGTGTTGTGCCTGTCAGTTTTGTTCCGCCGGGGCATCAGGTGGACTCAGTTACGTTTCAGGTTCTGCTGGACAGCAGCTTTCAGTTCATCTCAACCACCGGCTCAACAAAGCAGAATATATATAAGAATCTCTACAACCTTGCACCCCACAACGAATATACCTGGCAGATTACGCCCGAACAGTATCAGAGCCGCCTTACATCAGCACTTGCGGATATACGAAGCAAAGCGCAGACTGCCGGATACTACTGCCTGCTGCTTCATGATCCTTTTATCCGTCCGGCATATCAGGACAGCATCGTGCTGCGGTGGACAGGTGAACTGCTTGATTCGGTAAACGCAGAATACGGCAATAAAGTGCGCTACCGGACGGTGAGTCAGGCAGCTGCATCATTCCGCGGGCCGATGAGCAGCACGAGGGAGGAAATTGCCCTTGTACCTGAGAAGATGATGATTTTGCAGAGCTATCCGAATCCGTTCAATCCGGTAACTACGATACATTTTCGATTAATAGAATCTGGATACACGAAGCTTAGCATTTATAACGTTGCTGGTGAAGAAATCAGGGTACTACTGGATGAAAATTTGCCGGCAGGCTGGCATCTGCAAAATTTTCATGCGGGTGACCTTACCTCAGGTATCTATTTCGTTCATCTGAAACAGAACCGATACAATGTTTATCATAAGATATTGCTGATAAAGTAG